gctattattataatttatgtctatatattgatggtttaaactaaatttgaattttattgtttattagtatttgaagagtaaaattctctcttcattcttttttcattccatactatttttttacttttattttttttctatttatttttgtgttttaaaaacgtttttaaaatattttttttctttactttaaattaatatattttttaatatttttaaattatttagataagttgatgtcaaaaataaatttttaaaaataaaaaaaatatatttttaagtaaaaaaattttaaaaaacaatcacaaccacactCTAAAACACGTTTGATAGAAAAGCATGGAACAACCAAACTTGGATTTCTCAACTCAGAGATCATAAATGTAGAAagcataaatccaaaaaaacattttcacaaCTTCATCCATATCAATACAAAATATTCAATATGAAAAGATTCATTGAATTTTGGTGTGAAAGATGAGCAGAGGACCCTCGGGGTtaataccataaaaataaataaaaataaaaaatcaagctaaaCAACTTGGTACATATGGGTGGGTTGGGTATATATTCCAACTTCCACAGAGGTTGCGTGTAAAAAAGAGCATCATAATGTATGTGTATTGGGCCGCAGCCCATGAAACATAATAAGTTATTCTAAAACTTCACCCCACAGCCCAACTAGCAATCTCTCGCCAAATCCACAGACAAATCCATATATACCCACGCTCAACACAAAATCAAGCATAGAATAGAAAACAGCAACTGAGCAAAGCAGATTTTGAGACTACGAAGAAGGAAAAATGGCAAATAATAACAAAGAACAAGAATACTGCGTTGTCTCTGATCTCATCGACTTCTTAAACGCTTCTCCAACAGCTTTTCATGCCGTCGgtaaccctctctctctctctctatatatatatatatatatcagataGATTCTGTttgttttagatctttttttaagaaaatgaaagtaaaatatGTTTGACTGATTGATTTTGATAGAGGAGGCAAAGAGGAGATTGAAGAATGCAGGATTCGAGCAAGTTTCAGAGAGACAGGATTGGAAATTGGAAGCTGGAAAGCGTTATTTCTTCACCAGGAATCACTCTACCATCGTTGCTTTCGCTATTGGTAAaaagtatgtcttcttcttcttctttctttatttattgtttttaatcacagcaaaataattattttgtagcTGATAGGTTAAGCTCCTTTATTTGGTTGTTTACAAGTTATATGAGACTAAAAagtcaactttttttaatttatattttttttattttaaaaaaagaggtttgtttttacttttgagCAATAAAAAGTATGTCAtcttttagattttagattttttcagaTTATCGATGGCTAAAGCAAGGTCCTTTGTTTTGCTTCGTTTTAGTtgtttatgaattattattattgttgttgttgttatcgtgaCTGGAAATGgattgcatttaatttttatttatttatttatcagttATTTATtgctgatatttttttcattattttgattttttagatacGTAGCAGGCAATGGATTTTATATAGTTGGTGCTCACACTGATAGTCCCTGTCTCAAGTTGAAGCCTGTTTCCAAGGTGATATTCGAACtgattttgcttttcttttgtttctatttaaaTTGTGCACTTTGTTGGTTTTGTTGAAGCCTGTTTCCTAGGTGATTATTGTCCAAAGTATTGATCATTTGCtggttttgtttgaaaaatgtGCACTTTGTTGAGTAAGTTACTGAATTTAGTGTTTGGGGAATGGATCGACTGGTCAGGTAACAAAAGGTGGGTTTTTGGAGGTTGGAGTTCAAACATATGGAGGTGGTTTGTGGCATACATGGTTCGATCGTGACTTGACAGTGGCAGGTAGGGTGAtcgtaaaagaagaaaaggatggtTCGGTTTCCTACTCACATCGGCTAGTTAGAATTGAGGAACCCATTATGCGTGTCCCTACAATTGCAATTCACTTAGAGAGGTTTGGTAGCTGGACAAATTACTTTCTTTACTTGTTTGATCTTGTTTTATATAATGCTATTAATGCCTGGGTTTCTCATGGTTTAGGATTGGGTAGTCTCATCTTTACTTTGCTTGGTGTTATGATATTTCATGTTGTTATGTTCTGAACAGGACTGTTAATACTGATGGATTTAAGGTGAACACGCAGAGTCAACTTCTTCCTGTCTTGGCAACATCAATCAAGGTAACCTTTGAATCACAcacaatgttttttgttttcatttatttgttgGTGTACTTGAGTTTATGCTTTTATTCTGGTTTCCACAATTACAGTTCAAAATATGTTTCTTGATGGAAAACAACATAATGATGAATCGAATTATTAGTGCTAAACATAATATTCCTATAAAATGGGCATTAAGCATGATGCACATATTCCTTTatgatttatgaaattttaaaatagatttgacactaagaaagaaagaaccttTGTTTACCTTTTGAGCTCAAAGATTACTGCTCGACAACTAATTACTTCTTTACGAAACAGAAGTTAGTTATATGCTTTTCAAATTTCCGAGCATTAATGCTAAATCACTAGTAAGCATCCAATATTTTGGTTACTACTAGTGTATGAGATGATGTCTCAATACTGTTGCAAAATTTTCTGTTCTCTATTAGCAAACTTCTTTTACAGGCAGAGCTCAATAAAGCAGTTGCTGAAAATGGTCCGGTTAAGAGTGAAGAAGTTCAAGCTGATGGGAAGAAATCTGATAAAGGAACGATTTCCTCAAAGCACCACTCACTTGTACTAGAGGTTAGTAAACTGAAGCAAGAATATATTctcttcttttatcctttttctgtttattttgacaattttgattTAAGTTCTGATGGccattctgttattttctttcCTGTCTTCTAGATGATTGCAAATCAGATTGGGTGCGAAGTGGATGATATATGTGACTTTGAACTACAAGCATGCGATACTCAACCAAGTGTAATAGCTGGAGCTGCAAAGGAATTTATTTTCTCTGGAAGGCTTGATAACCTCTGCAGTTCATTCTGCTCTCTGAAGGTATTACTTGTTACATGGGCTGTTAGGTTGCAAATCATGTTGGTTTGTATGATATCAGGTCCTGTACGCCAGTCTCATCACTACTGCATTGCCTTTCTATTATCTGACTACAAG
The sequence above is drawn from the Populus alba chromosome 15, ASM523922v2, whole genome shotgun sequence genome and encodes:
- the LOC118057593 gene encoding probable aspartyl aminopeptidase, which codes for MANNNKEQEYCVVSDLIDFLNASPTAFHAVEEAKRRLKNAGFEQVSERQDWKLEAGKRYFFTRNHSTIVAFAIGKKYVAGNGFYIVGAHTDSPCLKLKPVSKVTKGGFLEVGVQTYGGGLWHTWFDRDLTVAGRVIVKEEKDGSVSYSHRLVRIEEPIMRVPTIAIHLERTVNTDGFKVNTQSQLLPVLATSIKAELNKAVAENGPVKSEEVQADGKKSDKGTISSKHHSLVLEMIANQIGCEVDDICDFELQACDTQPSVIAGAAKEFIFSGRLDNLCSSFCSLKALIDATSSESDLEDESGVRMVALFDHEEVGSDSAQGAGSPVMLDALSRITSSFNSDSKLLPKAIQKSYLVSADMAHALHPNYMDKHEENHQPKLHGGLVIKHNANQRYATNAVTSFLFREIATKHNLPTQDFVVRNDMGCGSTIGPILASGVGIRTVDVGAPQLSMHSIREMCAVDDVKYSYEHFKAFFQEFSHLDAKITVDM